TGTGGGCAGTGACCTGACGACTGGACGACCTCGGTCCGGTGGGAACCCTTTTCCATGCCGCGACGCCAACTCGCAGTCATGACTGACGCCTACCGTACCGTCGCGGACCGGGCCGAAGCGCGGTTCGAGGTCAGCGGTTCAGAGTTCATCGGCTACATCACACCCGCCGAGACGGTCGAAGACGCGGAGGCGTTCATCGACGAAATCGAGGAGCGACATCCAGACGCGACACACAACGTTCCTGCGTATCGCGTTCCTGCTGGCTCTGCGTCGTCGGCCGTTCCGGGCGGCGGGAACGTCATGCTCCGCGAGTACCAGAGCGACGATGGCGAACCAACCGGGTCGTCCGGCAAACCAGCACTCAACGTCCTCGTCCAGCAAGACGTGCGCAACGTCGCCGCCGTGGTGACACGGTACTACGGCGGGACGAACCTCGGCGTCGGCGGCCTCGCCCGCGCCTACTCTCGCGCCGTCAAAGAGGCGCTCGACGCCGCCGGCATCGTCGAAGAGATTCCACACGAACGGTTCACTGCGACGGTCGACTACGACGACTCCGGCGACGTTCGTGGCATCCTCGAATCGACGGGTGTCGAGTTCGAGGCCGACTACGACCAGCGCGTCTCCTTTTCGGTTCGTGTTCCTATCGACGACGCTGACGGACTACGTGACAGACTCCGGAGTGCGACGAGCGGTCGCGTCGAAATAGAATAAAAAGCGCCGACGTTAGTCGGACGGTTCGGGCGAGCCTGCTGGGGTCTCGCGCTTTCCTTGTTCTGCTTCACGGCGGTTCTTCAATGCGAGTGCACCGAAGAGGACGCCACCAGCGAAACGCATCGCCAGGTCGACGGTGACCGTGTTGGGGACGGTTCCGACGAGTCCGAGTGCGCCACCGAGGTCGAACACAGCGTTCAGGAGCAACATCGGTGCCATGAGCAGGAACGCGGCGATGGCGAACAGGCCGCGCTCGACACGACTGACGCGACTGTAGAAGTACCCGATAACCGTCGCCCCCAGCGCGATGACGCCGATGAAGACGCCAATGACGGGGATGAGAATCTCGGGGATGGAGTACGCGAAGTCGGTGAGGTCTGCAAACGTGACGGTCGTCGCTGCCTCACCACGGCCGCGGAGGAGCAAGATACCCGGTGTGAGTGCGAACGCGAACGGGACGACTGCCTTGTTGAGTGACAGCGAGAACGCTTGGACCCCGGTCTGGAACGGGTCAGACCGGGCGATACCAGACGCGGCATACGCTGCCACTGCGACCGGTGGTGTGATGTCTGCAATCACCCCGAAGTACAGGATGAACAGGTGTGCTGCGAGCAGTGGGATGTCCGACGACTGTGCAATCGCCGGGCCGAGGAGGGAGACGAGGATAATGTACGTCACCGTCGTCGGCATCCCCATTCCGAGGATGATAGAGGCGATTGCGGTGAACAGCAGAAGCAGGACGATAGAACCGCCTGCGACTGCCTTGATGAGGGCCGTCAGGTTCGGTCCGAGACCCGTCGCACTGACGACGCCGGGGATGATACCCGCGGCGGCGACAGCGACGACGACTTCGGTCGAGGTTCGCGCACCGGAGTCCATCGACTTGCCGATGAACGTCACGTAGCGGAACGCGTTGATGTCCGACAGCGACGGTCGAGAGATGGCGTTGGCGAGGTGGTCAGATGCTTCGTCGACGGCTTCGTCGAACTCGAGCAGTTCTGACTCGAGGGCCGGTCGGGCGAGCATCACCACGAGGCTGACGAAGATGGCGATGATACCGAGTTCGCCTGCGGCCGCGAGCACTGCGCCAGTGATGCTCAGCGCCGGACCGCTGCCGCCGGTGATGGCGTCGATGAGGCCGACGCCGGTGGCAGCGTACGCACCGATTTGTGCGACGAAGAGGGCCACGATGCCGCCGATGAGCGGGATACGGGTCCGCTCGTTGTACGCAGAGACGACGGCCAGCAGCGCCATGATGGCGATGAGCGTGAACCACGCGGACCGTGCGACGGTCAGACGCTCGATGAGGAGGTAGTACAGCAACAGTGCAATCGGGATGAGGTAGAACCACCCGCGAGAGAGGTGCGAACGGAGGTTGACGACCTCGGAACGGTCGAGACCACCGATGTTGGCACGGGTCGCTTCGAGGTGGACCATCACCCACACACCGAAGAAGAACACGACGGCGGGAATCGCCGCCGCGATGATAATCTCCGAGAACGGCACGCCGATGAACTCGATCATCAGGAAGGCGGCCGCACCCATGACCGGCGGGAGAATCTGCCCACCGGAGGACGCAGATGCCTCGACGGCACCGGCGAACTCAGACCGGTAGCCAGACCGCTTCATCAGCGGAATGGTGAACGCACCGGTGGTCACGGTGTTCGCAATCGAGGACCCGGAGATGGTCCCCATGAACCCGGACGCGAGGATAGACGCCTTCGCCGGGCCACCCTTGCGGGTCCCCGTCGCGGCGTACGCGAGGTCGATGAACCACTGACCGGCACCGGACATCTCCAAGAACGCCCCGAACAGGATGAAGATGTAGATGAACTGCACAGAGACGGTGACCGGGATACCGAACACACCGTTTTCAGTGTTGTACCAGAGGTTCTGGATGATGTTCGGCCACGTCCCTTCCGGGATGGAGAGGACGCCGATGAGCGGCATCGACGGCGAGATGAGGTAGCCGAATCTGGCGTAGACGATGAACGAGGCGACGATGAGCGTCAGGTAGAACCCGAGCGAGCGTCGGGTCGCTTCGAGCACCAAGAAGACGCCGACGATGCCGAGGAAGAACGGGTAGGAGACGTCGGCCAGTGGGATGCCGAGTGCGCTGATTGCCTCGGCGATAATTCCGAGCGGACCGAGGTACTCAGCGACCGACCGACCTGCTTCGAGACCGAAGATACGGAGTTGCTGAATCTCGGCCCACTCCATCACCATGTAGATGGCAGTCGCCGCCGCGAGGACGATGAAGAGAACGTCGAGAGGCGTGACACGTTCGCGTTCTGGGTCGACTGCGAGCCATCGAACGCCTCGTCGAACGGCGTCTGCGGCACGTGTCACGGGGTGGTCTTCGCCGAGACTCGATGCGAGCGATGGAACGACGCGCCCGAGTCGTGTGGCGAACGCGCCGTGGCCGGTCGTCGGCGGGAAGAGGATGAACGCCAAGATGAGCGCGAAGGCGACGTGAATCGAGTTCACCTGCAGGAGCTGCAGTGCGCCCAGCGACACTTCACCAACGAGGGGAAGGGTCACCGTGAAGTCGAAGCCACGTGCCGCCAGCCACATCTGGAACACCGAGAAGGAGATGGCGATGATTGAGGTGATGACAGCGGCCCACCCGGTTATCGTCCGTTTCCGGTCGATTCCCTCTAACATCTCCTGTGCCTGCTCTTCGGTTAGTTTGTCGCCTGTACTCTCTCCCGCACGGTCTTCCGGCGACTCGCCGCCGTCGGTTCGGACCGCTGGCGAGTCGTCGTGTACTCCCGTCTGGTCGGACCGTGGGGAATCACTGTGTTCGGTGGGGTCGTCGGTTCGACCCTCGTCGTGTGTTCTGTTCGTCATTGGTCAGTGGAGGGCGGCGTCGAGGACCGACTGGTTCGTGACACGAAGACGGACCGAGCGCGCATCGGAGAGCGCTACTAGGTCGTAGGTTTCGTCATCCACGTGGAGTTTGTGGCCGGCGATGTAGCCGGGTTTGACGTAAATCTCCTCCCAGCTTCCCTCTGGGTCGAAGACGTACGAGCCGTTTTCTTTGTGCACTTCAGCACGGGCGGGAAGGCCCCATCCGTACGACTCGAACTCCATTCTCGTCATCTCGAGTTCACCGTTTCGAACGGTGTACTCGTCGAGTACGCGCGTCTTTTCGACGCTGTGGTTGTACTCGATAGAGACGGTACTGTTCTCTTCGATGGCGACTGTCTTGAGACGCTCGCCAGTCTCTGCGTCCTCGACGACGAGTGCTTGTCCTGCTGGGACGGCGGCACTTCCCCCGACTGCGAGGGCTAACACCGCGACTGCGACGAGGATACGTGTGTAAATCGAATCAAGCATCGAAAGGATGGGGTAGTATAGTGCGGTTCGCTGGAAGACCCTGACGAATTAGCCGAAGTAGGCCTGTGCGCCGGGGTGCAGCTCGATGGACATCCCTTCTTGGGCGGTGTCCTTCGAGATGAAGTCCGTCTTGATGGTCAGGTCGTCGACGTTGTCGAAGATGGCGGCGGAGACGGCTTCGACGGTTGCGTCAGGCTGCTCGGCGTTGGTTGCAATCATCGCCTTGACGGCGATGGTCGGGACAGCGTTCTCGAGGCCGTAGGTGCCTGCCGGAATCTCGTCGTCCGCGTAGAACGGGGCGGCTTCCTCGGCGGCCGCACGGGCGTCACCATCGATGGGGACGATGCGCACGTCTTCGGTCGCAGCGAGCTCTTCGATGGCGCCAACTGGCCAGCCACCGACGACGAACGCAGCGTCGATGTCGCCGTTCTTGAGCTGGTCAGATGCCTGCGAGAAGCCAGTGTTCTGCTCGTTGTAGTCGGTGACACCGATCGCGTCGAGAATCTGGTTCGCGTTGACCTGCGTTCCGGAACCGAGGTCACCGGTGTTGATAGTCTTACCCGAGAGGTCCGACGGCGTCTCGACACCCGAGTCTGCGAGCGTGACGATATGAATCGTCTCAGGGTAGAGCGTGGCGACACCGCGGAGGTTCTCGACTGCGTTCCCCTGGAACGCTTCGATACCCGTTCCTTCACGGGCGAAGAACGCAACGTCGTTCTGAATCAGTGCGAAGTCGGCGTCGCCGCGAGCGAGACTGCCGACGTTCTCGACGGATGCACCGGTGGACTGAACCTGAACGGTGAGGTCGGTTGCGCCTTCGATGACGGACTTGAACTCGTTCGAGAGCGGGAAGTACGTCCCACCCGTTCCGCCTGCGTGCCACGAGATGCGGGACGAACCGCCGCCACCGTTGCCACCGTTGCTCTCGGTCGTGGTCTCCTCGCCACCAGTGTCTTCGGTCGTGGTCTCTTCGCCACCGTCGCCACCGTTGCCGCCGGTACAGCCGGCGAGGCCGGCGAGGCCGACTGCGCCTGTTGCAGCAATAAACTGTCTGCGGTCAAGTTTCCGAGTCATACAGTACCATTCGTATTAATCAATATATATTACTGTTCATGTCAGCACCAATAATGTGTATATTTTCACACTAACATTCATAAATTATTAGTTAAAAAATTGGGTTTAATCTGCGAGTTGTTAGCATAGTTCTATGTCAAAAATGTCACGTTAAAATGTCATCCGAACGTCTCCTATCGTGCGTGGAGGCGACTCTGTGAGAGGATGAATCTTCGTCGTCGGCCGATGTTCGACCCGAAATGAAGGGGTTCGGTGGGTTCGTGCCCGTCGTATCCTCTACTGTGACAATGTTTGTCACGGCATTCGACGGGGGTGTGGTTCGGGACGTTCGAGTCGAACGAAATTCGACTCCAGTCTGGTGGTTCTCGACCCGAAGAGAGGGGGTGTCGGCTCAGTCGACGATAATCTCCGAGTCGGACGACCCTGCGGACCCGTCCGACGCCTTCGGTGACATCTCGTCTTTGTATCGTGTTATCCAGTCGGCGAAGCAGTTCGGACAGAGTCGTTGGTCGTCGACCGTCGACCGGTCGACCTGCAGGCGCACGGCCCGAGCGAGTGCGTCTTCGACTGGTTGACCACAGCCGTCACACGGGTCACTCATCTTCGACTCCCTCCGCGAGTACGAGCGTCGTCCATGATTCGGAGTGCGCGGGTGGTAACTTAGTCGTTACCCGCGTTCGGTGCGACTGCGAACTTACGTGGTTCGGAATGCACGGTCACCGGCGTCGCCGAGGCCGGGGACGATGTACCCATCGTCGTCGAGGTAGTCGTCGATGGCGACCGTCAGGAGGTCGACTTCAGGGAACTGCTCGTGGACGCGAAGAAGTCCGTCGGGTGCCGAGACGGCCGAGAGGACGAACAGTTTCTCGGGGTCGACGCCCGCGTTTTCGAGGACGTGGTCGAGGACGGCACACATCGTCGACCCAGTCGCGAGCATCGGGTCGGCCACGATGACCGTGTCCTCTTTGGTAATCTCGGGAAGTTTCACGTAGTCGATGGTGATGGGGAAGCCCCCTTCCTCGTTCATGCCCGCATCTTCGTCGCGACCGGCGGAGATGACACCTTGCTTCGCACGTGGGAACGCTTTGAGCAGTCCCTCGACGAACGGCGTCGCAGCACGGAGAACGTTGATGATGACCACGTTGTCGAGGCCTTTCACGCGCTCGCCAGTCGTCTCCTGAAGCGGCGTCTGGATGGTCACGTACTCGGTCTCCATCGCCCCGTCGATAATCTCGTAGCCACAGATGCGGCCGAGTTTGACGAGGCCTTTGCGGAACGCGACCTGCGTCGTCTGGACGTCTCGGAGGCGCGAGAGTGTGTCCTTCGCCAGCGCGTGCGTGATGAGGTACGCGTCGTCTCGGTCTTCGATGGGCATCTTACCGAATAAGCGGATTCCCGAAGGACATAAATGCGGCTATCGGCCGCCAGCGGCCCCCTGCGAGTAGTTCACGAGTGGGCCGCGAACGTGTCTCACTGCGAGGGACCGACCTGCGTTATGCACGTACTACGTCGATGGATTGCGTCCAGTTGCGGCGGTAGCGAGCGTGAATGTATGCCGGTGATTCTCACGATGTGGGTGTGCTGTGTATACCTATGTCATCGTGTCACGTATATTGGGGTATGCACTTGCAGAATCGTCACGGGAAGAACGTCGACCCCGTCCCATTCTTGGTCGTTGCCTCGCTCGCGTTCATGTTCGTCATCTCGTTTGGACCGCTCTACGGGACGATATTTGGGCTCTCTATCGCAATGGGGGTCGTTGGCTCTCTCGTCGTCTCTGTCGGGTGTGGGATGCTCGCGTACTACCGATTCGTGTGGACGGTCGACCCAGACCACCGCGCCGAGATTCCTCCGAGCGTTCGCATGCAGAACCTCGGGTACGCGACGATTGCGTTCTTCTTGCTTCTCGTCCTGCTGTTACTCCCAGTCGTCTATCAGATTCTCAACTGAGACGACGTGGAACCTCCTCTGGTGGCAGATGGCTCTCTCGGCGTCGACGGTCGTGCATCCCCTGTGGCCAACCGACCCGGGATTTAACAACTGAGCGACTGAGCCGAGACTATGGGGTTCGTTACCACGCTCATGGAGGTCCTCATGGCCTCGAACCAGTCGGCCGACCGGTCCGGGAAGGGCCGTGAATCGAAGGGCGGATACTGGTGTCACGACTGTTCAGAGCGCATCCTCGACCTCGACGTCGAGGGCGAGGGTCCACCATCGTGCCCGACCTGTGGCGACGAGATGGAGTTCGAGCGCTCGCCCGGAAGCACCGGGTGCGCGTGTTAGCAGACTCGGGACGTCACTTCGTCACGACGTAGGTGATTGCTGTGAGTATCAGTGCCAACGACGCGACGTTGACGAACGTGAACGCCGCGAGGTCGAGGTACGAGAGTCCGTAGATGACGACGGTGGCGAACAGAGACGAGAGGATGAAGTTCATCACGATCAGCACGCGTGGGTCGCCCTCTCCCCACTCTATCTGCCCCGCGTTTTCTTCGTCGCTCACGATTCGACCTCCGGTTCGGCGAGGGCCAGTTCAGAACCAGCCTCGACCGGGTACTGACCGTCGTCGACGCTAACTCCCGGTTCGCGGATGTGTTGGTCCAGCGCTTCGACGAGCGCTGCTTCGTCCATGCCGCGGCCGATGAACACGAGTTCGGTCCGCTTGTCTCCGTACTCTTCGTGCCAGTCAATTTCGGGGTGGTTGCGGCGATACGTGTCCTGTTCGAACTCGGGGAGTGACGCAATCCACGGGCCACCGGCAGTGACGTACGCCGATGGGCCGGCCTGACTGTAGGTGTAGTGGACGTCTTCGGCGCCAGCAATCCACAGCGACCCTTTGGCGCGGACGACCGAGTCGGGAAGGTCTCCGAGCACCGCTTTCGCTCCATCGGGGTCGAGTGGAGCGCGCCGTCGGTAGACGAACGAGGTGACGCCGTAGGTCGCCTCCGCGTGCGAGACGACACTGTGGTCGTGGTCGTCGTGGTTGCCGTGGTCGTCGTGGTTGCCGTGGTCGTGACCGTGTCCATCTCCGTGGTCGTGTCCACTCCCGTCGACTTCCGCAGCGTCTCCATCGTCGCTCTCGTGTTCGAGTGCGGCCCGCCAGCCGACGGGTGCGTCGGGGTCGTGGACGTCAGAGAGCAGGTGGTCGACATCGACCGTACCGTGTGTCGTCTCGACCACGTCGACACTGGGTCGAAGGGCCTCGACTACGTCGCGAACCTCTCTGACTTCGTCGTCGGTGACGAGGTCACGCTTGTTGAGTACGACGAGGTCGGCGCTCTCGACCTGTTCGACGAGGAGGTCCGAGAGTGGTTGGACCGTTCCGTCGCTGTCCTCGGCGACGGTTCGTTCGGGGTCGCCACCGACGAACGTGTCGGCGAACAGGCGTGCGTCGACGACGGTGACGAGGCCGGCCACGTCGTATCTCGCGGCCGCCCGCGACGTGACGAAGAGTCTGGCGACGGGCCCGGGTCTCGACACCCCCGATGCTTCTACGACGAGGTGGTCGAACGACCGCTCCTGTGCGAGTCGAACGACGGCCGTCTCGAGGTCGTCCTGCAGTTCACAGCAGATACAGCCGTTGGACAACTCGGTCACACCCCCGCCGACGGTGAGTTCGGACTCGTCTGCCACCAACTCGGCGTCGACGTTCACCGACCCCATATCGTTGACGAGGACGGCGATATCGTGGTCACCGGCGTTCGTCAACAGGTGATTGAGAAGCGTCGTCTTGCCCGCCCCGAGGCTCCCGCCGAGCACCGTCACAGGGATTGCCTCACGCGGTTTCATGAGCGGGCATACCTCGTCCTGGTATATCAACCCGCGGGAATCCTGTGTAGTCGTTCGTGAGCGATACGCTTTTGCCCGGCCATCGGTGAGTGTGTAAACTGATGACGCTTGCCGCGCGCATCGAGTCCTATCGAACCCTCGTAGAGGAGTGGCTTCGCGGCCTCTACCACGGGATGATAA
The genomic region above belongs to Haloferax marinisediminis and contains:
- the upp gene encoding uracil phosphoribosyltransferase, which translates into the protein MPIEDRDDAYLITHALAKDTLSRLRDVQTTQVAFRKGLVKLGRICGYEIIDGAMETEYVTIQTPLQETTGERVKGLDNVVIINVLRAATPFVEGLLKAFPRAKQGVISAGRDEDAGMNEEGGFPITIDYVKLPEITKEDTVIVADPMLATGSTMCAVLDHVLENAGVDPEKLFVLSAVSAPDGLLRVHEQFPEVDLLTVAIDDYLDDDGYIVPGLGDAGDRAFRTT
- a CDS encoding TRAP transporter permease, with translation MTNRTHDEGRTDDPTEHSDSPRSDQTGVHDDSPAVRTDGGESPEDRAGESTGDKLTEEQAQEMLEGIDRKRTITGWAAVITSIIAISFSVFQMWLAARGFDFTVTLPLVGEVSLGALQLLQVNSIHVAFALILAFILFPPTTGHGAFATRLGRVVPSLASSLGEDHPVTRAADAVRRGVRWLAVDPERERVTPLDVLFIVLAAATAIYMVMEWAEIQQLRIFGLEAGRSVAEYLGPLGIIAEAISALGIPLADVSYPFFLGIVGVFLVLEATRRSLGFYLTLIVASFIVYARFGYLISPSMPLIGVLSIPEGTWPNIIQNLWYNTENGVFGIPVTVSVQFIYIFILFGAFLEMSGAGQWFIDLAYAATGTRKGGPAKASILASGFMGTISGSSIANTVTTGAFTIPLMKRSGYRSEFAGAVEASASSGGQILPPVMGAAAFLMIEFIGVPFSEIIIAAAIPAVVFFFGVWVMVHLEATRANIGGLDRSEVVNLRSHLSRGWFYLIPIALLLYYLLIERLTVARSAWFTLIAIMALLAVVSAYNERTRIPLIGGIVALFVAQIGAYAATGVGLIDAITGGSGPALSITGAVLAAAGELGIIAIFVSLVVMLARPALESELLEFDEAVDEASDHLANAISRPSLSDINAFRYVTFIGKSMDSGARTSTEVVVAVAAAGIIPGVVSATGLGPNLTALIKAVAGGSIVLLLLFTAIASIILGMGMPTTVTYIILVSLLGPAIAQSSDIPLLAAHLFILYFGVIADITPPVAVAAYAASGIARSDPFQTGVQAFSLSLNKAVVPFAFALTPGILLLRGRGEAATTVTFADLTDFAYSIPEILIPVIGVFIGVIALGATVIGYFYSRVSRVERGLFAIAAFLLMAPMLLLNAVFDLGGALGLVGTVPNTVTVDLAMRFAGGVLFGALALKNRREAEQGKRETPAGSPEPSD
- a CDS encoding IMPACT family protein: MTDAYRTVADRAEARFEVSGSEFIGYITPAETVEDAEAFIDEIEERHPDATHNVPAYRVPAGSASSAVPGGGNVMLREYQSDDGEPTGSSGKPALNVLVQQDVRNVAAVVTRYYGGTNLGVGGLARAYSRAVKEALDAAGIVEEIPHERFTATVDYDDSGDVRGILESTGVEFEADYDQRVSFSVRVPIDDADGLRDRLRSATSGRVEIE
- a CDS encoding DUF7569 family protein, yielding MSDPCDGCGQPVEDALARAVRLQVDRSTVDDQRLCPNCFADWITRYKDEMSPKASDGSAGSSDSEIIVD
- a CDS encoding TAXI family TRAP transporter solute-binding subunit, yielding MTRKLDRRQFIAATGAVGLAGLAGCTGGNGGDGGEETTTEDTGGEETTTESNGGNGGGGSSRISWHAGGTGGTYFPLSNEFKSVIEGATDLTVQVQSTGASVENVGSLARGDADFALIQNDVAFFAREGTGIEAFQGNAVENLRGVATLYPETIHIVTLADSGVETPSDLSGKTINTGDLGSGTQVNANQILDAIGVTDYNEQNTGFSQASDQLKNGDIDAAFVVGGWPVGAIEELAATEDVRIVPIDGDARAAAEEAAPFYADDEIPAGTYGLENAVPTIAVKAMIATNAEQPDATVEAVSAAIFDNVDDLTIKTDFISKDTAQEGMSIELHPGAQAYFG
- a CDS encoding CobW family GTP-binding protein, which encodes MKPREAIPVTVLGGSLGAGKTTLLNHLLTNAGDHDIAVLVNDMGSVNVDAELVADESELTVGGGVTELSNGCICCELQDDLETAVVRLAQERSFDHLVVEASGVSRPGPVARLFVTSRAAARYDVAGLVTVVDARLFADTFVGGDPERTVAEDSDGTVQPLSDLLVEQVESADLVVLNKRDLVTDDEVREVRDVVEALRPSVDVVETTHGTVDVDHLLSDVHDPDAPVGWRAALEHESDDGDAAEVDGSGHDHGDGHGHDHGNHDDHGNHDDHDHSVVSHAEATYGVTSFVYRRRAPLDPDGAKAVLGDLPDSVVRAKGSLWIAGAEDVHYTYSQAGPSAYVTAGGPWIASLPEFEQDTYRRNHPEIDWHEEYGDKRTELVFIGRGMDEAALVEALDQHIREPGVSVDDGQYPVEAGSELALAEPEVES
- a CDS encoding DUF1850 domain-containing protein, with the translated sequence MLDSIYTRILVAVAVLALAVGGSAAVPAGQALVVEDAETGERLKTVAIEENSTVSIEYNHSVEKTRVLDEYTVRNGELEMTRMEFESYGWGLPARAEVHKENGSYVFDPEGSWEEIYVKPGYIAGHKLHVDDETYDLVALSDARSVRLRVTNQSVLDAALH